Genomic window (Kaistia defluvii):
TGGCGCTCGGCGCGGCAGAACAGGTTGATGTCGGCGAGCGGCGCCAGCGGCGAATGATGGCTGTCCGTGATGGCAAGCACCTTGGTGCCGCGGGCGCGGGCGAGGCTTGCGAGCTGGATCACGTCCTTGATGTAGTTTGGAAAGGCGATGGCGATCGCGAGATCGTTTCGGTCGAGCTCGGTGAACTGTCGCGCGACGCCGATGGCGCCGCCATAATTGGCGATCGAGGTCACGTTGCGGCGCAGGCGCTGCAGCTCGTTGCTCAGGATCGCCGCGCAGCTGGCACCATTGTCGAGGCCGAAGACGATGATGTTCCGGGCCGCCAGCACCGCGTCGACCGCCTGGTTGGCGCGCTCGTCGCTGAGCGCGTCCATCGTGTTCTGCACATTCGCGATATCCTCGTTCATCGAGGCCTTGAACACGTCGAGGCTGGTCGAGCTGCGCGATACCTGAACCTGCAGCCGCTTGACCGGATCAAAGGCCGGCTCGAAGCTCCGGATCAGCTCGGTGCGGAATTCGGCATAGCCGGAATAGCCGATCGCCCGCGCGAACCGATTGGCCGAGGCGACGGAAACGTCGAGATCCTTCACCGCCTCATGGATGCTGATCCGCGCGACCTTCACCGGTTCCGCGAGCACGAAATCGGCGAATTTCTGCAGGGCCCCCGTCATATGCGGGTATTTGGAATGGATCCGCTCCGCGATCGAAATCAAGTTGGCTCCATCGCCACCCCGGCGCCGTCCCCTGGGAGGCGACCCTTGTGGATTCAGTGCGGGAGAAGAAGCGCCCCCGACCCGTTCT
Coding sequences:
- a CDS encoding MurR/RpiR family transcriptional regulator, whose translation is MISIAERIHSKYPHMTGALQKFADFVLAEPVKVARISIHEAVKDLDVSVASANRFARAIGYSGYAEFRTELIRSFEPAFDPVKRLQVQVSRSSTSLDVFKASMNEDIANVQNTMDALSDERANQAVDAVLAARNIIVFGLDNGASCAAILSNELQRLRRNVTSIANYGGAIGVARQFTELDRNDLAIAIAFPNYIKDVIQLASLARARGTKVLAITDSHHSPLAPLADINLFCRAERQFGSMSNASAITLIEALVAAVAHRTKRAVELAEQYTALELPWLERPGP